A window from Mangifera indica cultivar Alphonso chromosome 2, CATAS_Mindica_2.1, whole genome shotgun sequence encodes these proteins:
- the LOC123198594 gene encoding apoptosis-inducing factor homolog B-like, whose product MANCGEIGKRVVVIGGGMAGSLIAKTLQYSADVTLIDPKEYFEITWANLRTMVEPSFGERTVINHRDYLVNARIITSTATNITENEVMTADGHVIPYDYLVIATGHTERVPKTRTERLNHYQKENQKIKSAKSILIVGGGPSGVELAAEIAVDYPDKKVTLVHKGSRLLEFIGPKAADKTINWLKSHRVEVKLGQSVDLNNVSDEGIYVTSAGETIQADCHFLCIGIPLGSSWLRETILKNKSDNRGRLMVDENLRVKGHKNIFAIGDITDIPEAKQGYLAQKHALVTAKNIKLLSDGQKESKLATYQPGSTIAIVSLGRKEAVAQFPFITISGCVPGMIKSKDLFVTKTRQARGLDAGTASSKNKSS is encoded by the exons ATGGCGAATTGCGGAGAAATTGGAAAAAGAGTGGTGGTCATTGGTGGAGGCATGGCCGGCTCCCTTATTGCTAAGACTCTTCAATATTCTGCTGATGTTACGCTCATTGACCC GAAAGAGTATTTTGAGATAACATGGGCAAATTTGAGGACAATGGTGGAGCCATCGTTTGGAGAGAGAACAGTCATCAACCATAGAGATTACCTCGTCAATGCACGTATTATCACATCCACTGCAACCAATATCACTGAAAATGAAGTTATGACAGCAGATGGTCATGTTATTCCCTACGATTATCTTGTCATTGCCACTGGCCATACAGAGCGTGTCCCCAAAACAAGGACTGAGAGACTTAATCACTACCAAAAAG AGAATCAAAAGATTAAATCTGCCAAGTCAATTTTGATTGTTGGAGGAGGTCCCTCTGGTGTGGAGCTTGCTGCAGAAATAGCTGTTGATTACCCGGATAAGAAGGTTACTTTAGTGCATAAGGGGTCACGGTTGCTGGAATTTATTGGACCTAAAGCTGCTGATAAGACTATAAATTGGCTAAAATCACATAGAGTTGAAGTGAAATTGGGACAATCAGTTGATCTGAACAATGTTTCAGATGAAGGCATATATGTAACATCAGCAGGAGAAACCATCCAAGCAGATTGCCATTTCCTGTGCATAGGGATACCGCTAGGTTCATCATGGCTTAGGGAGACTATATTGAAGAATAAATCGGATAATCGTGGAAGGTTGATGGTTGATGAGAATTTAAGAGTTAAGGGTCACAAGAATATATTTGCAATTGGAGATATTACGGATATTCCT GAAGCTAAACAAGGGTATTTGGCGCAAAAGCATGCTTTAGTGACTGCTAAGAACATTAAGTTACTGTCAGATGGACAAAAAGAAAGCAAACTGGCAACATATCAGCCTGGATCCACAATCGCGATTGTTTCGCTGGGGAGGAAAGAAGCAGTGGCACAATTTCCATTTATAACGATTAGTGGCTGTGTTCCAGGTATGATCAAATCCAAAGATTTGTTTGTGACCAAAACAAGGCAGGCCCGGGGCTTAGATGCTGGTACCGCaagttcaaaaaataaaagcagTTAG